The Pseudomonadota bacterium nucleotide sequence AAACATCCAGCGATCACATTTGGGTGATGGTATTTGAGGTATCCCCAAACCTTCCCCAGCAGAAAGAGGTTCTCTATGCTCTGGGGTGTGATCTCTGGGGTGGCGCTGAATTCGTGCGGGTCGCCGACCGGCTCGTTTCCTTTGGCAGATGACGCTGACAAAACCAGGGCACAAAAAAGAAAAACCAGCCGAGACATAAAAACCCTCCGAAACACACCGGGCAAACCCGCCACCCTACACAAGTCTATGTCGTGCTTTGCTCCTCTGTCATCGGCTTTGTCATACGCTGCGGAAACTGCCGCGGCCTACGAATGACGGGCGGCTTCGCAAAATGATAAAAGGGTCCGGTAGCTCGGTTCCTTTAGTTGCAAATTTTTTAGGTCAGATGTGCATCAGCGCGCGTTGTTGGCTGGCCTTGTCATACCTAAACTGCCGCGCGATTTGGAGTGATCCGGAGATACCTTTCGATGACAAACTGGAATGAGATTCATACGGCGGCACGGGTTGCCAAGCTTGGAACGGTAAGTGCAGCCGCTGACCAGCTGGGTATTCACCGAGCGACGGTGATCAGACATATCGAGCAGTTAGAGAAGCACTATGGCGCCAAGCTTTTCATTCGAGCGAAGGCAGGCTATACGCCGACAGACTTAGGTGTGGAGCTGCGCCGGGTTGCCGAGCTTGCAGACTCTCGCTTTGCCGAGATTGAACGCATGGTCAAATCGCAAGCGGATCATCTTCAGGGTGAGTTGGTTGTAGCAACGCTCGAGCTGCTGGTCCCCGACTTACTGCCGGTGATTGACCGCTACGCACGCGACTATCCAGATATGAAGGTCCACATCGTCGCGGGCGAAGCGCTTTCCAGGCTAGAGTACGGCGAGGCTGACATCGCCTTTCGAGTGGGTTCTAAACCTGATCACCCTGATGAGGTTGTTACGCCTTTTCTCCAAAAGACCCTTGGCCTGTTTGCGTCTGGCGACTACGTCCAGCGGCACGGCAAACCAAAGGATCGGCAAGACTACGCCAATCACACTTTTGTTGGCTCGACCGAAAAACGGCACTCCCAGTCGGCTTTTTTGCGCTGGATGGCAAGACAGGTGCCGTCCGATCGAATTCAGCTGCTGTTCAACGATTTTGAGGCGGCAGAACAAGCCATTCTTGGGGGCCTAGGCATTGGCTTTATCCCGCATTCCGTGGCGGAAAAACATGGCGATATGGTGGAGATTCGACCGGCGATGAAGGCCTGGTTGCTAAAGTCATGGCGGGTAACCCACGTGGACCTCCATCGGTCCGCGAAGGTGCACGCCTTCCTAACGACCCTCAAAGCGATTTATCCCAAGCAACCTCCAGTTTAGCCCATCCGGTTGTTTCAGCAGGTCCTCAACCTGCTGCAGAAATCCGCATTGGATGCGCACTTTCTATCGTTGATGTGGTTGCCGCTGCGCGGCTAGCCTGACGGCAGTTTCGGTTGGCCATGCGCCACGGCAACTGGCCGCATACCCGCGCCTGAGCTATCAGCTGAAACCCAGACAATTGCGCCAGTTGTTAGCCGTGAACTGGCACCTGAGCTAATGATCGGGAGGTATTCATGCACAGGTTTACGACGCCGGTATTGCTGGCAGTGTTCTTCGCGTCATGGCATTCCGCAGCCCCCTGCGCCGAAAAGACGGGCGATGAGGCTAAACCCAGGACTTCCCAGGACCAGGGCCTCAACTACAGAAACACTGCCCCGCAGGACTTTGACACGGTGATCATCGCGGCAAATGCCGCAGATCGCGCCCGTGCGCAGGAGATTCTGGAGATTTACCGGGTGCTGGAAAGTGATCCGTCCATCGCCAACATGCGCAAATACATCGCCAGCGGCTATATCCAGCACAACACCGTCATTCCCGACGGCCCTGAACCGCTAGCGATGGTGTTCTCCAGCTCAGTTGCGCAATACCCGGTGGCGATTGATGTCCACAAAGTGATGGTTCTGGGTGATTGGGCCATGGCTCACGTCAACTTCCGGAACTTAAGCGGCAACAACCCGAATGATCTGGGTATCGCTGCGGTTGATATTTACCGCTACAACGCCGACGGCAAGGTGATTGAGCACTGGGATGTGCTGCAGGGCGTGCCCACTCACTCGGCCAATCCTAACGGCATGTTCCTCCCCGTTTTTGATGAGGAGTAATACGATGATCCGAGTCCGAATGAACTTGCTGCCGCTGTTCTTCCTGGTATTCGCAACGGGTCCCATCTTCGCCCAGCCTTTGCCCGAGCCGCCGGAAGAAGATCGGAGCATGCCTTACTACGACAGGCACAAGATCGACGTTAGCAATCTACGAGACTTCTTCGAAGGCATCCTGATCGCTGACATCATGATTCATGCTGACGGCATGTTTGATGCGATCACCAAGTGGCAGATCACTCTGTATCAAATGATCCTGTCGGGAAGCCGCCATCACCAGGCTCGAGCGGCGTATCAGCTCATGTCACTCGGTGTCCCTATCGAGCAGGTGCGCGCAGTCTGGTCTTCTAACTATCCTGAATCCATCGTCGACAAGCGGACTAGGGCGGCCTTGGAATTTGTGACCTTGGCGGCGACTAACCCGGCCAGGGTGACCGGGGATTCTCACGCGGCGCTGCGCATGCAGTTTGTTGATCGTCAAATCGCCGAGCTGATCGAGCTGATTGCCATCAACGCGGCGATGGCGAAACACGACCTGATGTTGCCAATTGCCACCGATAAAGAGACTTTGGCCTGGGCCGAGACGCATCTGTCATCCGTTGGTTGGAAACCGGGTCGCAACCGCAGCAGTACCCCAGACGAGCAGCGCGCGGCACTTTTCGCGGGTGAGGCGCTTAGGACGGCTGAGCAAGAGATAAGGGCCAGGTGGAAGCCCGGCGATTTGGCGGCGTTAAACCCGGTATTCGAAACCGACTGGGTCAACCGCATCACGGGCTATGAGATTCCCCGCGTGACTTTTGATAGCGATAAAGACGGCGTCGAAGATCCGTTTGACCACTATCCAGAGGACTATTTGCGCTGGGAAGCGCCGGGTCTTTCTGAGCTCAATCTCCCGGCTTCCAGCACCAAAGCCTTCGACGTCGCGGCCTACGACTACCCGTACTATCGACCGTCCGTTGTGGCCAAGGCGAGCTATCCCCTGAGCGACCGGGGACGGTTCGACACCGAATGGACGCGGCAGAGCTCCATAGGCACCGTGAGTATCGATGAATACTTTTCCGGCACCGACCGGGCGCTCACGCTGGAGATGAAGTGGCTGATATTTTTTGTGAACCAGCTCGCTTCGGGTTGCGGACACTGCCAGGTGCATGGTGCCTACGGCATCTACGACGCGATCAAGGATGAATACCCTTTCGATCGCCTTCCCCCGGACCAGCAATCCGTGGTGCTCGAAAAAATCCACGCGCTGTTCGATTTTGAGCGCTCCAGCCTGTTTTCTGAGAAAGAGAAGGCGGCCTTTCGCATCGCTCGAGACGCGGGCCCGCTGCCAACACGAACCACGGCAGCGCATATCGAGCATCTTCGCCGTCACTACTCTGATCGGGAGATTCAGGAAATTCTCTCTCTCCTGGTCACCGGCGGGTGGCTGGCCACAGCGATGCAGTCCCAGCTCACTGTTACCGATCGACTAAGTATGGCCTGGGCACAACGCAATCTCACCCAGGTGGGCTGGAAACCGGGACCACATTTGGGGCTACCCAACGAGCAGCGCCGCTGGCATATGACCGAAGTGGTGGAATTCGGGATGGCCAAAATGAACGCCGGCGAGGTCATCGACGGCGCCTCTGAATGGCTGGACATGCCCGTGCCGCTGGCGGTCGACTCAGACGAAGATGGCGTCGACGACGGCTTTGACGGCTATCCCGATGACCCGACCCGCTGGGAAGACACCGATCGAGACGGCATCGAAGACCGTCTCGATGACGATATTGACGGAGACGGTATCGCTAACGCCGAAGAAGTCGCCCAGGGCACGTTTCCCTACAAAGCCGATTCGGATGCCGACGGCGTCAATGATCCCGCGGAACTCCGGGCGGGGACCAACCCCATAGATCCCCGAGATTTCTAATAGATCCCGAGCGACGCAGCCGCCCCCTGGGCGAGGCGAGTCCCATACCTACCGATACGGCGCAAATCGCATGAAACGAAAGCACTCCGCTTCTTCGCTCGCTTCGGTTCGGTTGATCAAGGTCTGCTCCATCTTGTCGTTGGCGCATTTGCTGGCGCCGAGCCCAGCGATTGCTCAGTCTGATGCGAATTCGAAAGCCAATCGTCGTGACGAGATTGCGCTGCTTAGAGCTGAGGTCGAAGACCTGCGAAAGCTCGTACAAGAGCTTTTGGGCAAACCCGTCGCCGGCAGTTTAAGTGAAGGCAAGGACGCACCAAGCGCGACGGACTCCGGTGAGCTGGGGAAGAAGGACACGTTCCTGCAGCGTCGACCGATTGGGCGAGTCCCCGACGATGCGTTCGTGACCGCCGGAGATTTCAGCGGCTCGGTATCCATTCCCGGGTCCGCCGGGTCTTTCCGCATCGGCGGGATGGTGCAGGTCAATGGCAACTACGACTGGGACAACCAGGGTTTTCAGCAAATTGGTGTGCCGACCTCCATCCCCATCGACGGTGACCCGGATGACGGCGAGAAACAGTTTGGGATTCACGCGCGACTTTCCAACTTCAACCTCGACTATCGCGCGCCGACTGCGATGGGCAATTTTCGCGCGTTTGTCGAATTCGACATGTTTGGTGATGGAGATCAGTTCACCAATGACTACGATGTTCGGCTGCGCCATGCGGGTGTGGAGCTCGGGAACTGGCGCTTCGGTCAGTACCATTCGGGATTTATTGACGTGTTTGCGTTGCCAGAGTCAGCGGACCCGGGAAGCCCGCTTGCGGCTCCGGTCCTGCGTCAGCCAGGGTTCTACTACATGCGCGGAACCAACGATGGCTCAAACGTAGGGCTCGGCATAGAAAATCCGGCTTTTGATTTTGCCGGCAACACCGAGCTGCTCCTTTCAGAGTCGCTGCCGAACGTGGTGGCTTTTGGCAAGCTTCAGCGTGATTGGGGCTATGTCCGCTTGGCCGGGCTTGGACTGCAGCTCAGATCAAGGAATGAAGAGGTTCTGACGGGCGGGGTTCACCTGTCGGGTCGAATCAATACCCCAATAACCGGGCCGGATGACAACGTCAGCTTCGGCCTGCAGTACGGCGAGGGATTCGTCCACTACTATTCTTCGTTTGTCGGCGGCTTGGATGGTGTCATCAGCGATGGCGGTGACGTCGAGGCAACCGGCATCGAGGCGGCTTTCTTGGCCTATCAACACTGGTGGTCGAATCGATGGCGCACAACGTTTATGGCCAGCGTGTTTGAACTGGATTCTCCAGCCCAGGCCGCCCCTCTGTCCTATTCGGGTGGTGAGCGAT carries:
- a CDS encoding DcaP family trimeric outer membrane transporter encodes the protein MKRKHSASSLASVRLIKVCSILSLAHLLAPSPAIAQSDANSKANRRDEIALLRAEVEDLRKLVQELLGKPVAGSLSEGKDAPSATDSGELGKKDTFLQRRPIGRVPDDAFVTAGDFSGSVSIPGSAGSFRIGGMVQVNGNYDWDNQGFQQIGVPTSIPIDGDPDDGEKQFGIHARLSNFNLDYRAPTAMGNFRAFVEFDMFGDGDQFTNDYDVRLRHAGVELGNWRFGQYHSGFIDVFALPESADPGSPLAAPVLRQPGFYYMRGTNDGSNVGLGIENPAFDFAGNTELLLSESLPNVVAFGKLQRDWGYVRLAGLGLQLRSRNEEVLTGGVHLSGRINTPITGPDDNVSFGLQYGEGFVHYYSSFVGGLDGVISDGGDVEATGIEAAFLAYQHWWSNRWRTTFMASVFELDSPAQAAPLSYSGGERYTANLFWSPIDSASLGLEVNYNTIETADGSEGAGWRLEWVGRFFF
- a CDS encoding LysR family transcriptional regulator, yielding MTNWNEIHTAARVAKLGTVSAAADQLGIHRATVIRHIEQLEKHYGAKLFIRAKAGYTPTDLGVELRRVAELADSRFAEIERMVKSQADHLQGELVVATLELLVPDLLPVIDRYARDYPDMKVHIVAGEALSRLEYGEADIAFRVGSKPDHPDEVVTPFLQKTLGLFASGDYVQRHGKPKDRQDYANHTFVGSTEKRHSQSAFLRWMARQVPSDRIQLLFNDFEAAEQAILGGLGIGFIPHSVAEKHGDMVEIRPAMKAWLLKSWRVTHVDLHRSAKVHAFLTTLKAIYPKQPPV